In Siniperca chuatsi isolate FFG_IHB_CAS linkage group LG16, ASM2008510v1, whole genome shotgun sequence, the following proteins share a genomic window:
- the LOC122862635 gene encoding rho guanine nucleotide exchange factor TIAM2 isoform X2 yields the protein MGNTDSHSSFVPPAKSSCSLRFSSRREEVPSARSWWRSSQGGCRSRGRSYLNQHATGPPYTSWHYEHAPKATRGGSKLGAGSPQRFIRGERAQGGCNNQFGFLENGGGERTSLESGGSPKVLLSKDGTMRVEFTNTRVVPMEPQGLTSLPTTAATAAPVSEPSLRTSKGSSLSSDGSWYDSPWGTGGELADNVFVCGQSVANSSGYTTYSSTRTEETATTSSGYNTFFSAQVDISPGFNSGLLFPPAETNGFTSAAGYNTCSSGRTEDSGIGDSVILQPDLRDFSLVSPSTTSLDNVYSSHSTLPAFPTTPDASLQQQPRTAFSSSALLDDVIQEEEGPGGGMEQRYSSLTLPCRRAEPVNTTSASGNNRKDFLKSRIRRLSDWTGSLSKKKRRIQEPYGSDTGDVVVNGLDSGLGGCSTLWSSNPLHTLNHNQNQFPPVHCGSSRSLNQSGDVQRQNVYENFMQELETGCSSAADRTEPSEGDGEEEEEEEDEGEEEMDGEVDVGGGEQLDVLFEKEQGVVRRAGWLSFKALITVNKDRKLELVARRKWRHYWVTLKGCTLLFYETYGKNISAEQELSPRYALLADDSIVQAVPEHPKKEHVFCLSNSHGDVYLFQATNQTDLENWVTAIHSASASLLAKRQGKEDTLRLLRCQSRSLLHKIDMDGKMKKMAELQLSVIKEQKNRKAVESQIQQWDQNLEKLNLDLFRLRCYLSSLQGSELPNPKSLLAVASRPSKSMLGRLGVFSVSSFHALVCSRDEVVLRRRCRSLSGGNTRRRGLPSSLMALDGLNRRSRDGRHAAPQSLKEAAPSAGRPAALQASDELQLGVFTLNVSRRDAARDFGFAVTGHVDGAGRSHVYVSDVDPLGLSAGEGLRAGDEVLAVNGAAVSGLDLDLMQSLFSHQKLQLLLRRDESPDPEEPAAVWPDPGDPCQPPAPPDLRAWTADSPDDVLLPVFDDVSSKPSEEGELRRQNVERVYSLYQTFSEGRAAEADAPRNPYSREAGPQPASPAHLSACQRLRKVIQELVDTEKSYVKDLACLFDIYLTPLQKETFLSKEEMEALFGSLPEMLDFQRVFLQTLEERIASCPNFSNLETPGQFKKLLFSLGGSFLYYADHFKHYSGFCANHIKVQKVLERAKTDRAFKHFLEARNPTNQHSSSLESYLIKPVQRVLKYPLLLRELVSLTDPESPEHTHLTEALRAMEKVASHINEMQKIYEDYGSVFDQLAAEQSGPDRQVTEISMGEFLVHSSVVWLNPLPCLRRLRKEPELTLFVFKRAVILVYRESKLRKRTARRTRVFGSWFTAGRRWRDGRRRCFSSAAVVWRRRPACCELCAPSSESGRPPAP from the exons ATGGGAAACACAGACAGTCACAGCAGCTTTGTCCCTCCTGCCAAGTCCTCCTGCTCGCTCAGGTTCTCCTCCAGGAGGGAGGAGGTTCCGTCAGCTCGCAGCTGGTGGAGGAGCAGTCAGGGAGGCTGCAGGAGCCGGGGGAGGAGCTACCTGAACCAGCACGCCACTGGCCCGCCGTACACCTCCTGGCATTATGAACATGCACCCAAAGCAACCAGAGGAGGCTCCAAACTGGGAGCCGGATCTCCTCAGAGATTCATCAGAGGGGAGCGGGCGCAGGGAGGCTGCAACAACCAGTTTGGTTTCTTGGAGAATGGCGGTGGTGAGCGGACATCTCTGGAGAGTGGCGGCAGCCCTAAGGTGCTGCTCAGCAAAGATGGCACCATGAGGGTGGAGTTCACCAACACCAGGGTCGTCCCAATGGAGCCGCAGGGGCTCACCAGCCTCCCTActaccgccgccaccgccgccccAGTCAGCGAACCCTCCCTCCGCACCAGCAAGGGCAGCTCGCTCAGCTCCGACGGCTCCTGGTACGACTCGCCGTGGGGGACCGGCGGCGAGCTGGCTGACAACGTGTTCGTCTGCGGGCAGAGCGTGGCTAACAGCAGCGGGTACACCACCTACTCCTCCACCCGCACAGAGGAGACCGCCACCACCAGCAGCGGGTACAACACCTTCTTCTCAGCCCAGGTGGACATTTCACCTGGATTTAACTCCGGCCTCCTCTTCCCCCCCGCAGAGACCAACGGGTTCACCTCCGCCGCGGGTTACAACACCTGCTCCTCCGGTCGAACCGAGGACAGCGGCATCGGAGACTCTGTGATCCTGCAGCCTGACCTGAGAGACTTCAGCCTGGTTTCACCTTCCACCACCTCACTGGACAACGTTTACTCCAGCCACAGCACGCTGCCCGCCTTCCCCACGACACCAGACGCctccctgcagcagcagccgaggaccgccttctcctcctctgcgcTGCTAGATGATGTCATCCAGGAAGAGGAGGGGCCAGGAGGAGGCATGGAGCAGCGCTACTCCTCCCTAACGCTACCCTGTCGTAGGGCCGAGCCTGTCAACACCACCTCCGCCTCCGGGAACAACCGCAAAGACTTCCTGAAGAGCCGAATCAGACGACTCAGCGACTGGACAGGAAGTCTGagcaagaagaagaggaggatccag GAGCCGTACGGCAGCGACACCGGTGATGTTGTCGTCAACGGGTTGGACTCTGGGCTGGGTGGCTGCAGCACACTGTGGTCCTCCAACCCTCTCCACACTCTGAACCACAACCAGAACCAGTTCCCACCAGTCCACTGCGGCTCCTCCAGAAGCCTGAACCAGAGCGGCGACGTTCAGCGGCAGAACGTCTACGAGAACTTCATGCAGGAGCTGGAGACGGGCTGCAGCAGCGCAGCCGACCGGACAGAGCCCTCCGAGggggatggagaggaggaggaggaagaggaggacgagggggaggaggagatggatggGGAGGTGGACGTGGGAGGAGGGGAGCAGCTGGACGTCCTGTTTGAGAAAGAGCAGGGTGTGGTGCGACGGGCCGGATGGCTCTCCTTCAAAGCTCTCATCACCGTCAATAAGGACAGGAAGCTGGAGCTGGTGGCTCGCCGCAAGTGGAGACACTACTGGGTCACGCTGAAAG GTTGCACTCTTCTGTTTTATGAGACGTATGGGAAGAACATCAGTGCTGAACAGGAGCTTTCTCCTCGCTACGCTCTGCTGGCCGACGACAGCATCGTCCAGGCCGTCCCCGAACATCCCAAGAAGGAACACGTCTTCTGTCTGAGCAACTCGCACGGAGACGTCTACCTGTTCCAG GCCACCAACCAGACCGACCTGGAGAACTGGGTGACGGCGATCCACTCGGCGAGCGCCTCGCTGCTGGCCAAGCGTCAGGGGAAGGAGGACACGCTGCGTCTCCTCCGCTGCCAGAGCCGCTCGCTGCTGCACAAGATCGACATGGACGGAAAGATGAAGAAGATGGCCGAGCTGCAGCTGTCCGTCATCAAGGAGCAGAAGAACAGGAAGGCCGTGGAGAGCCAG ATCCAGCAGTGGGACCAGAACCTGGAGAAACTGAACCTGGATCTGTTCCGGCTGCGGTGCTATCTGTCCAGCCTGCAGGGCAGCGAGCTCCCGAACCCCAAGAGCCTCCTCGCTGTGGCCAGCCGGCCCTCCAAGAGCATGCTGGGACGCCTGGGAGTCTTCTCTGTGTCCTCCTTCCACGCCCTG GTGTGCAGTCGAGATGAGGTGGTGCTGAGGCGTCGGTGCCGGTCTCTGTCAGGAGGGAACACCAGGAGGAGGGGCCTGCCGTCCTCTCTGATGGCTCTGGACGGACTGAACAGACGCAGCAGGGACGGCAGGCACGCCGCGCCCCAG AGCCTGAAGGAGGCGGCGCCCTCTGCAGGACGCCCTGCAGCTCTACAG GCGAGTGACGAGCTGCAGCTCGGCGTCTTCACGCTGAACGTCAGTCGACGCGACGCTGCGAGAGACTTTG GGTTTGCGGTGACGGGTCACGTGGACGGAGCGGGGCGAAGTCACGTCTACGTCAGCGACGTCGACCCGCTGGGACTTTCTGCCGGAGAAG GCCTCAGGGCGGGAGACGAGGTCCTGGCTGTGAACGGGGCCGCCGTGTCCGgactggacctggacctgatgCAGAGTCTCTTCAGCCACCAGAAGCTCCAGCTGCTGCTCAGGAGAGACGAGTCACCCGACCCCGAGGAGCCCGCCGCCGTCTGGCCCGACCCCGGCGACCCCTGCCAGCCCCCGGCCCCTCCGGACCTCCGGGCCTGGACCGCAG ATTCTCCAGACGACGtcctgcttcctgtttttgACGACGTTTCGTCCAAACCGTCCGAGGAGGGCGAGCTGCGGAGACAG AACGTGGAGCGGGTCTACTCTCTGTACCAGACCTTCTCAGAAGGCCGCGCGGCGGAGGCTGACGCTCCCAGGAACCCGTACAGCAGAGAGGCCGGCCCGCAGCCTGCGAGCCCCGCCCACCTGAGTGCGTGTCAGCGTCTGCGTAAAGTCATCCAGGAGCTGGTCGACACCGAGAAGTCCTACGTCAAG GATCTGGCCTGCCTGTTTGACATCTACCTGACTCCGCTGCAGAAGGAGACCTTCCTCAGCAAAGAAGAG ATGGAGGCGCTGTTCGGCAGTCTGCCCGAGATGTTGGACTTCCAGAGAGTTTTTCTTCAAACGCTGGAGGAGAGAATCGCTTCCTGTCCGAACTTCAGCAACCTGGAAACGCCCGGGCAGTTCAAG AAACTCCTCTTCTCGTTGGGAGGATCTTTTCTCTACTACGCCGACCACTTCAAGCACTACAGCGGCTTCTGTGCCAACCACATCAAAGTCCAGAAAGTCCTGGAGAGAG CGAAGACAGACAGAGCCTTCAAGCACTTCCTGGAGGCGAGGAATCCGACCAATCAGCACTCGTCCTCTCTGGAGTCGTACCTGATCAAACCTGTTCAGAGAGTCCTGAAGTATCCACTGCTGCTGAGAGAGCTGGTGTCTCTGACCGACCCCGAGAGCCccgaacacacacacctgacag AGGCGCTGAGAGCGATGGAGAAGGTGGCGAGCCACATCAATGAGATGCAGAAGATCTACGAGGATTACGGCTCCGTGTTCGACCAGCTGGCTGCAGAGCAGAGCGGACctgacagacag GTGACAGAGATCTCGATGGGGGAGTTTCTGGTCCATTCGTCGGTGGTCTGGCTGAACCCGCTGCCCTGCCTGAGACGCCTGAGGAAAGAGCCGGAGCTCACGCTGTTCG TGTTCAAACGGGCCGTCATCCTGGTTTACCGGGAGAGCAAGCTGAGGAAGAGGACG GCTCGGAGAACCCGTGTGTTTGGGAGCTGGTTCACAGCAGGTCGGAGGTGGAGGGACGGCCGGAGACGGTGtttcagctctgcagcag tggtttGGAGGCGAAGGCCAGCGTGCTGCGAGCTCTGCGCTCCCTCCTCAGAGAGCGGCCGCCCGCCGGCTCcctga
- the LOC122862635 gene encoding rho guanine nucleotide exchange factor TIAM2 isoform X1, which produces MGNTDSHSSFVPPAKSSCSLRFSSRREEVPSARSWWRSSQGGCRSRGRSYLNQHATGPPYTSWHYEHAPKATRGGSKLGAGSPQRFIRGERAQGGCNNQFGFLENGGGERTSLESGGSPKVLLSKDGTMRVEFTNTRVVPMEPQGLTSLPTTAATAAPVSEPSLRTSKGSSLSSDGSWYDSPWGTGGELADNVFVCGQSVANSSGYTTYSSTRTEETATTSSGYNTFFSAQVDISPGFNSGLLFPPAETNGFTSAAGYNTCSSGRTEDSGIGDSVILQPDLRDFSLVSPSTTSLDNVYSSHSTLPAFPTTPDASLQQQPRTAFSSSALLDDVIQEEEGPGGGMEQRYSSLTLPCRRAEPVNTTSASGNNRKDFLKSRIRRLSDWTGSLSKKKRRIQEPYGSDTGDVVVNGLDSGLGGCSTLWSSNPLHTLNHNQNQFPPVHCGSSRSLNQSGDVQRQNVYENFMQELETGCSSAADRTEPSEGDGEEEEEEEDEGEEEMDGEVDVGGGEQLDVLFEKEQGVVRRAGWLSFKALITVNKDRKLELVARRKWRHYWVTLKGCTLLFYETYGKNISAEQELSPRYALLADDSIVQAVPEHPKKEHVFCLSNSHGDVYLFQATNQTDLENWVTAIHSASASLLAKRQGKEDTLRLLRCQSRSLLHKIDMDGKMKKMAELQLSVIKEQKNRKAVESQIQQWDQNLEKLNLDLFRLRCYLSSLQGSELPNPKSLLAVASRPSKSMLGRLGVFSVSSFHALVCSRDEVVLRRRCRSLSGGNTRRRGLPSSLMALDGLNRRSRDGRHAAPQSLKEAAPSAGRPAALQASDELQLGVFTLNVSRRDAARDFGFAVTGHVDGAGRSHVYVSDVDPLGLSAGEGLRAGDEVLAVNGAAVSGLDLDLMQSLFSHQKLQLLLRRDESPDPEEPAAVWPDPGDPCQPPAPPDLRAWTADSPDDVLLPVFDDVSSKPSEEGELRRQNVERVYSLYQTFSEGRAAEADAPRNPYSREAGPQPASPAHLSACQRLRKVIQELVDTEKSYVKDLACLFDIYLTPLQKETFLSKEEMEALFGSLPEMLDFQRVFLQTLEERIASCPNFSNLETPGQFKKLLFSLGGSFLYYADHFKHYSGFCANHIKVQKVLERAKTDRAFKHFLEARNPTNQHSSSLESYLIKPVQRVLKYPLLLRELVSLTDPESPEHTHLTEALRAMEKVASHINEMQKIYEDYGSVFDQLAAEQSGPDRQVTEISMGEFLVHSSVVWLNPLPCLRRLRKEPELTLFVFKRAVILVYRESKLRKRTTGSRSADLDPFRFRWLIPVSAVQVRPADITGSENPCVWELVHSRSEVEGRPETVFQLCSSGLEAKASVLRALRSLLRERPPAGSLRRSSSWRRAQQRAAHHQPEESRRPDGSFALGETCSEPLLPSRAASDSAGKRTRLCSLTGELEAQLQRLNFTEEEAERGAAAPRGDDGLRPSPGGEADFSSLLERDFSVQSMTSMINEDCFYDPMLGSQKAAAPTLQG; this is translated from the exons ATGGGAAACACAGACAGTCACAGCAGCTTTGTCCCTCCTGCCAAGTCCTCCTGCTCGCTCAGGTTCTCCTCCAGGAGGGAGGAGGTTCCGTCAGCTCGCAGCTGGTGGAGGAGCAGTCAGGGAGGCTGCAGGAGCCGGGGGAGGAGCTACCTGAACCAGCACGCCACTGGCCCGCCGTACACCTCCTGGCATTATGAACATGCACCCAAAGCAACCAGAGGAGGCTCCAAACTGGGAGCCGGATCTCCTCAGAGATTCATCAGAGGGGAGCGGGCGCAGGGAGGCTGCAACAACCAGTTTGGTTTCTTGGAGAATGGCGGTGGTGAGCGGACATCTCTGGAGAGTGGCGGCAGCCCTAAGGTGCTGCTCAGCAAAGATGGCACCATGAGGGTGGAGTTCACCAACACCAGGGTCGTCCCAATGGAGCCGCAGGGGCTCACCAGCCTCCCTActaccgccgccaccgccgccccAGTCAGCGAACCCTCCCTCCGCACCAGCAAGGGCAGCTCGCTCAGCTCCGACGGCTCCTGGTACGACTCGCCGTGGGGGACCGGCGGCGAGCTGGCTGACAACGTGTTCGTCTGCGGGCAGAGCGTGGCTAACAGCAGCGGGTACACCACCTACTCCTCCACCCGCACAGAGGAGACCGCCACCACCAGCAGCGGGTACAACACCTTCTTCTCAGCCCAGGTGGACATTTCACCTGGATTTAACTCCGGCCTCCTCTTCCCCCCCGCAGAGACCAACGGGTTCACCTCCGCCGCGGGTTACAACACCTGCTCCTCCGGTCGAACCGAGGACAGCGGCATCGGAGACTCTGTGATCCTGCAGCCTGACCTGAGAGACTTCAGCCTGGTTTCACCTTCCACCACCTCACTGGACAACGTTTACTCCAGCCACAGCACGCTGCCCGCCTTCCCCACGACACCAGACGCctccctgcagcagcagccgaggaccgccttctcctcctctgcgcTGCTAGATGATGTCATCCAGGAAGAGGAGGGGCCAGGAGGAGGCATGGAGCAGCGCTACTCCTCCCTAACGCTACCCTGTCGTAGGGCCGAGCCTGTCAACACCACCTCCGCCTCCGGGAACAACCGCAAAGACTTCCTGAAGAGCCGAATCAGACGACTCAGCGACTGGACAGGAAGTCTGagcaagaagaagaggaggatccag GAGCCGTACGGCAGCGACACCGGTGATGTTGTCGTCAACGGGTTGGACTCTGGGCTGGGTGGCTGCAGCACACTGTGGTCCTCCAACCCTCTCCACACTCTGAACCACAACCAGAACCAGTTCCCACCAGTCCACTGCGGCTCCTCCAGAAGCCTGAACCAGAGCGGCGACGTTCAGCGGCAGAACGTCTACGAGAACTTCATGCAGGAGCTGGAGACGGGCTGCAGCAGCGCAGCCGACCGGACAGAGCCCTCCGAGggggatggagaggaggaggaggaagaggaggacgagggggaggaggagatggatggGGAGGTGGACGTGGGAGGAGGGGAGCAGCTGGACGTCCTGTTTGAGAAAGAGCAGGGTGTGGTGCGACGGGCCGGATGGCTCTCCTTCAAAGCTCTCATCACCGTCAATAAGGACAGGAAGCTGGAGCTGGTGGCTCGCCGCAAGTGGAGACACTACTGGGTCACGCTGAAAG GTTGCACTCTTCTGTTTTATGAGACGTATGGGAAGAACATCAGTGCTGAACAGGAGCTTTCTCCTCGCTACGCTCTGCTGGCCGACGACAGCATCGTCCAGGCCGTCCCCGAACATCCCAAGAAGGAACACGTCTTCTGTCTGAGCAACTCGCACGGAGACGTCTACCTGTTCCAG GCCACCAACCAGACCGACCTGGAGAACTGGGTGACGGCGATCCACTCGGCGAGCGCCTCGCTGCTGGCCAAGCGTCAGGGGAAGGAGGACACGCTGCGTCTCCTCCGCTGCCAGAGCCGCTCGCTGCTGCACAAGATCGACATGGACGGAAAGATGAAGAAGATGGCCGAGCTGCAGCTGTCCGTCATCAAGGAGCAGAAGAACAGGAAGGCCGTGGAGAGCCAG ATCCAGCAGTGGGACCAGAACCTGGAGAAACTGAACCTGGATCTGTTCCGGCTGCGGTGCTATCTGTCCAGCCTGCAGGGCAGCGAGCTCCCGAACCCCAAGAGCCTCCTCGCTGTGGCCAGCCGGCCCTCCAAGAGCATGCTGGGACGCCTGGGAGTCTTCTCTGTGTCCTCCTTCCACGCCCTG GTGTGCAGTCGAGATGAGGTGGTGCTGAGGCGTCGGTGCCGGTCTCTGTCAGGAGGGAACACCAGGAGGAGGGGCCTGCCGTCCTCTCTGATGGCTCTGGACGGACTGAACAGACGCAGCAGGGACGGCAGGCACGCCGCGCCCCAG AGCCTGAAGGAGGCGGCGCCCTCTGCAGGACGCCCTGCAGCTCTACAG GCGAGTGACGAGCTGCAGCTCGGCGTCTTCACGCTGAACGTCAGTCGACGCGACGCTGCGAGAGACTTTG GGTTTGCGGTGACGGGTCACGTGGACGGAGCGGGGCGAAGTCACGTCTACGTCAGCGACGTCGACCCGCTGGGACTTTCTGCCGGAGAAG GCCTCAGGGCGGGAGACGAGGTCCTGGCTGTGAACGGGGCCGCCGTGTCCGgactggacctggacctgatgCAGAGTCTCTTCAGCCACCAGAAGCTCCAGCTGCTGCTCAGGAGAGACGAGTCACCCGACCCCGAGGAGCCCGCCGCCGTCTGGCCCGACCCCGGCGACCCCTGCCAGCCCCCGGCCCCTCCGGACCTCCGGGCCTGGACCGCAG ATTCTCCAGACGACGtcctgcttcctgtttttgACGACGTTTCGTCCAAACCGTCCGAGGAGGGCGAGCTGCGGAGACAG AACGTGGAGCGGGTCTACTCTCTGTACCAGACCTTCTCAGAAGGCCGCGCGGCGGAGGCTGACGCTCCCAGGAACCCGTACAGCAGAGAGGCCGGCCCGCAGCCTGCGAGCCCCGCCCACCTGAGTGCGTGTCAGCGTCTGCGTAAAGTCATCCAGGAGCTGGTCGACACCGAGAAGTCCTACGTCAAG GATCTGGCCTGCCTGTTTGACATCTACCTGACTCCGCTGCAGAAGGAGACCTTCCTCAGCAAAGAAGAG ATGGAGGCGCTGTTCGGCAGTCTGCCCGAGATGTTGGACTTCCAGAGAGTTTTTCTTCAAACGCTGGAGGAGAGAATCGCTTCCTGTCCGAACTTCAGCAACCTGGAAACGCCCGGGCAGTTCAAG AAACTCCTCTTCTCGTTGGGAGGATCTTTTCTCTACTACGCCGACCACTTCAAGCACTACAGCGGCTTCTGTGCCAACCACATCAAAGTCCAGAAAGTCCTGGAGAGAG CGAAGACAGACAGAGCCTTCAAGCACTTCCTGGAGGCGAGGAATCCGACCAATCAGCACTCGTCCTCTCTGGAGTCGTACCTGATCAAACCTGTTCAGAGAGTCCTGAAGTATCCACTGCTGCTGAGAGAGCTGGTGTCTCTGACCGACCCCGAGAGCCccgaacacacacacctgacag AGGCGCTGAGAGCGATGGAGAAGGTGGCGAGCCACATCAATGAGATGCAGAAGATCTACGAGGATTACGGCTCCGTGTTCGACCAGCTGGCTGCAGAGCAGAGCGGACctgacagacag GTGACAGAGATCTCGATGGGGGAGTTTCTGGTCCATTCGTCGGTGGTCTGGCTGAACCCGCTGCCCTGCCTGAGACGCCTGAGGAAAGAGCCGGAGCTCACGCTGTTCG TGTTCAAACGGGCCGTCATCCTGGTTTACCGGGAGAGCAAGCTGAGGAAGAGGACG ACCGGCTCTCGCTCAGCTGATCTGGACCCCTTCAGGTTCCGCTGGTTAATCCCAGTTTCAGCGGTTCAGGTCAGACCGGCCGACATCACAG GCTCGGAGAACCCGTGTGTTTGGGAGCTGGTTCACAGCAGGTCGGAGGTGGAGGGACGGCCGGAGACGGTGtttcagctctgcagcag tggtttGGAGGCGAAGGCCAGCGTGCTGCGAGCTCTGCGCTCCCTCCTCAGAGAGCGGCCGCCCGCCGGCTCcctgaggaggagcagctcCTGGAGGAGGGCGCAGCAGAGGGCGGCTCATCACCAGCCGGAGGAGAGCCGCAGACCTGACGGCAGCTTCGCCCTGGGAGAAACCTGCTCGGAGCCTCTGCTGCCCAGCAGAGCCGCCTCGGACTCTGCGGGGAAGAGGACCAGACTCTGCTCCCTGACCGGCGAGCTGGAGGCTCAGCTGCAGAGGCTGAACTTCACTGAGGAGGAGGCGGAGCGAGGAGCAGCGGCGCCTCGCGGTGACGACGGTCTGCGTCCCAGTCCTGGAGGAGAGGCGGACTTCAGCAGCCTGCTGGAGAGAGACTTCAGCGTTCAGAGCATGACCTCCATGATTAACGAAGACTGTTTCTACGACCCCATGCTGGGCTCACAGAAGGCTGCTGCTCCCACGCTACAGGGctaa